ATGGCGGGGCGGCTCGCGGAGCAGGCGGTCCGCGTGATCGACGCGCATCGCTGAGCCGCGCAACGACCTGACGACATTCAATGGAGGAGCGAAAGACAATGGCAACGAACCTGTTCGACCTGACCGGCAAGATCGCGCTGGTGACCGGCGCAAGCCGCGGCATCGGCGAGGAAATCGCGAAGCTGCTCGCGCAGCAGGGCGCGCACGTGATCGTGTCGAGCCGCAAGCTCGACGACTGTCGCGCGGTGGCCGACGCGATCGTCGCGGCGGGCGGCCGCGCAGAAGCGCTCACGTGCCACGTCGGGCGCATGGAGGACATCGCCGCGACGTTCGAGCAGATCCGCAACAAGCACGGCCGTCTCGACATCCTCGTGAACAACGCCGCCGCGAACCCGTATTTCGGGCACATCCTCGATACCGATCTCGCCGCCTACGAGAAGACGGTCGACGTGAACGTCCGCGGCTACTTCTTCATGTCGGTCGAGGCCGGCAAGATGATGAAGGCGCAGGGCGGCGGTGCGATCGTCAACACGGCGTCGGTGAACGCACTGCAGCCGGGCGACCGGCAGGGCATCTACTCGATCACGAAGGCCGCGGTCGTCAACATGACGAAAGCGTTCGCGAAGGAATGCGGGCCGTTCGGCATCCGCGTGAACGCGCTGCTGCCGGGCCTCACGAAGACGAAGTTCGCCGGCGCGCTGTTCGAGGACAAGGACATCTACGAGACGTGGAAAGCAAAGATCCCGCTGCGCCGCCACGCCGAGCCGCGCGAGATGGCGGGCACCGTGCTGTATCTGGTCTCCGACGCGGCGAGCTATACGAACGGCGAGTGCATCGTCGTCGACGGCGGGCTGACGATCTGAGCGCGCGATGAAGATCGACAGCTATGCCGGTCAGGCGGTGATGATCACCGGCGCCGCGAGCGGTTTCGGCGCGCGGCTTGCGAGCGAACTGGCCGCGATGGGCGCGCGGCTCGCGCTCGGCGATCTGAACGCGGACGCGCTCGAGCGCGTGGCCGCGCCGCTGCGTGCGGCCGGCGCGGACGTGATCGCGCAGCGCTGCGACGTGCGCATCGAAGCCGACGTCGCCGCGCTCGTGCAGGCGGCGGTCGCGCGCTATGGGCGGCTCGACGTCGGCGTGAACAACGCGGGCATCGCGCCCCCGATGAAGGCGCTGATCGACACCGACGAAGCCGATCTCGACCTGAGCTTCGCGGTCAACGCGAAGGGCGTGTTCTTCGGCATGAAGCATCAGATCCGGCAGATGCTCGCGCAGCGCGAAGGCGTGATCCTGAACGTCGCGTCGATGGCCGGGCTTGGCGGCGCGCCGAAGCTGGCCGCGTATGCGGCGTCGAAACATGCGGTGGTCGGGCTCACGAAAACGGCCGCGCTCGAATACGCGCGCCACGGCATCCGCGTGAACGCGGTGTGCCCGTTCTACAGCACGACGCCGATGGTTACCGACAGCGATATCGGCGACCGGCAGGACTTTCTCGCACAGGGCTCGCCGATGAAGCGGCTCGGCCGCCCGGAAGAAATCGTCGCGACGATGCTGTCGCTGTGCGCGAAGGAAAACACCTATCTGACCGGGCAGGCCGTCGCCGTCGACGGCGGTGTCTCGGCCTTCTGAACCGAACGCAGCACCGAATCTCGAGGAGTCGATCATGGACTTTGGCTACACCCCGAAAGTGGAAGAACTGCGCGAACGCGTGCGCGCATTCATGGACGCGCACATCGTGCCGCGCATTCGTCAATGGAACGACGAAGTGCATGCGGGGCAGTATCCGGTGTCGTTCATGGAAGACCTGAAGGCGCGCGCGAAGGCCGAAGGGCTGTGGAACCTGTTCCTGCCGCATCTGAAGGACGACGAACCGGGAACGCGCCTGACGAACCTCGAGTACGCGCCGCTCGCCGAAATCATGGGGCGCGTCGGCTGGGCGTCCGAGGTGTTCAACTGCAATGCGCCGGACACCGGCAACATGGAGCTGCTGCACATGTTCGCGACGCCCGAGCAGCGCGAGCAATGGCTGCTGCCGCTGCTGCGCGGCGAGCTCCGCTCGGCGTTCGCGATGACGGAGCCCGACGTCGCGTCGTCCGATGCGACGAACATCACGACGCGCATCGTGCGCGACGGCGACGACTACGTGATCAACGGCCGCAAGTGGTTCATCACGAACGCCGCGCATCCGAACTGCACGATTTTCATCGTGATGGGCAAGACCGATCCCGCGGCCGAATCGCATCGCCAGCAGAGCATGATCCTCGTGCCGCGCGATACGCCGGGCGTGACGGTCGTGCGCAACATCACGGTCGTCAATCACTACGCACCGGAAGGGCATTGCGAGATCACGTTCGACAACGTGCGCGTGCCCGCGCGCAACCTGCTTGGCGAGGAAGGCAGCGGTTTCGCGCTCGCGCAGGCGCGCCTCGGGCCGGGCCGCATCCACCACTGCATGCGTTCGATCGGCGCGGCGGAGCTCGCGCTCGAACTGATGATCGACCGCGCGCAGGCGCGCGAAGCGTTCGGCAAGCCGCTGAACCGGCACGGCACGGTCGGCGAGTGGATCGCGCGCTCGCGCATCGAGATCGACCAGGCGCGGCTGCTCGTGCTGAAGGCCGCGTGGATGATCGACAAGGTCGGCGCGAAGGCCGCGCGCAAGGAGATCTCGATGATCAAGGCGCTCGTGCCGACCGTCCATACGAACGTGTGCGACCGCGCGATGCAGCTGTTCGGCGCGGCCGGGCTGAGCCCCGACACGCCGCTCGCCGATCACTGGACGTGGGGCCGCGCGCTGCGCTTCGCCGACGGTCCGGACGAAGTGCATCTGCAGTCGATCGCGCGGAT
The sequence above is a segment of the Burkholderia multivorans ATCC BAA-247 genome. Coding sequences within it:
- a CDS encoding SDR family oxidoreductase codes for the protein MATNLFDLTGKIALVTGASRGIGEEIAKLLAQQGAHVIVSSRKLDDCRAVADAIVAAGGRAEALTCHVGRMEDIAATFEQIRNKHGRLDILVNNAAANPYFGHILDTDLAAYEKTVDVNVRGYFFMSVEAGKMMKAQGGGAIVNTASVNALQPGDRQGIYSITKAAVVNMTKAFAKECGPFGIRVNALLPGLTKTKFAGALFEDKDIYETWKAKIPLRRHAEPREMAGTVLYLVSDAASYTNGECIVVDGGLTI
- a CDS encoding SDR family NAD(P)-dependent oxidoreductase; translated protein: MKIDSYAGQAVMITGAASGFGARLASELAAMGARLALGDLNADALERVAAPLRAAGADVIAQRCDVRIEADVAALVQAAVARYGRLDVGVNNAGIAPPMKALIDTDEADLDLSFAVNAKGVFFGMKHQIRQMLAQREGVILNVASMAGLGGAPKLAAYAASKHAVVGLTKTAALEYARHGIRVNAVCPFYSTTPMVTDSDIGDRQDFLAQGSPMKRLGRPEEIVATMLSLCAKENTYLTGQAVAVDGGVSAF
- a CDS encoding acyl-CoA dehydrogenase family protein, whose amino-acid sequence is MDFGYTPKVEELRERVRAFMDAHIVPRIRQWNDEVHAGQYPVSFMEDLKARAKAEGLWNLFLPHLKDDEPGTRLTNLEYAPLAEIMGRVGWASEVFNCNAPDTGNMELLHMFATPEQREQWLLPLLRGELRSAFAMTEPDVASSDATNITTRIVRDGDDYVINGRKWFITNAAHPNCTIFIVMGKTDPAAESHRQQSMILVPRDTPGVTVVRNITVVNHYAPEGHCEITFDNVRVPARNLLGEEGSGFALAQARLGPGRIHHCMRSIGAAELALELMIDRAQAREAFGKPLNRHGTVGEWIARSRIEIDQARLLVLKAAWMIDKVGAKAARKEISMIKALVPTVHTNVCDRAMQLFGAAGLSPDTPLADHWTWGRALRFADGPDEVHLQSIARMELKQAVPGASAPYLTPPPRG